In one Serinus canaria isolate serCan28SL12 chromosome 2, serCan2020, whole genome shotgun sequence genomic region, the following are encoded:
- the ANKRD29 gene encoding ankyrin repeat domain-containing protein 29 isoform X2: MVASYYGHIDCVRELVLQGADINLQRESGATSLFFAAQQGHNDVVKFLFSFGASTEFRNKDGGTALLAACQYGHAKVVETLLKHGANIHDQLYDGASAIFLAAQGGYLDVIRLLLSSGAKVNQPRQDGTAPLWIASQMGHSEVVRVMLLRGAERDAARDDGTTALLKAAIKGYNNVIEELLKFSPTLGLLKNGTSALHAAVLSGNVRTVALLLEAGADPCLRNKANELPAELTKNERILRLLRAKEKQRKS; encoded by the exons ATGGTAGCATCTTACTATGGCCACATAGATTGTGTACGGGAATTGGTGTTGCAAGGAGCAGATATCAATCTGCAGAGAGAG tcaGGTGCAACTTCTCTGTTCTTTGCTGCACAGCAAGGCCACAACGATGTAGTGaagtttctcttttcatttggAGCCTCCACTGAATTTAGGAATAAA gatggaggcacagctctgctggctgcctgtCAGTATGGGCATGCAAAAGTAGTGGAAACTCTGCTGAAGCACGGCGCCAACATTCACGATCAACTCTAT GATGGAGCTTCTGCAATTTTCCTGGCAGCACAAGGAGGATATCTGGATGTCATCCGATTGCTGCTTTCTTCAGGAGCAAAGGTCAACCAGCCACGACAG GACGGGACAGCTCCCTTGTGGATTGCCTCGCAGATGGGTCACAGCGAAGTGGTGCGAGTGATGCTGCTCCGGGGAGCTGAGCGAGACGCCGCGCGCGAT GATGGTACCACTGCTCTACTGAAGGCTGCCATTAAAGGCTACAACAATGTGATAGAAGAGTTGCTGAAATTCTCTCCTACACTTGGCCTGCTGAAG AATGGGACCTCTGCCCTCCATGCAGCCGTCCTGAGTGGCAACGTGAGGACAGTGGCGCTGCTCCTTGAGGCAGGAGCGGATCCGTGCCTGAGGAACAAG GCAAATGAATTGCCAGCAGAACTAACAAAAAATGAACGCATCCTCCGACTCCTCCgtgcaaaggaaaagcaaaggaaaagctaA
- the ANKRD29 gene encoding ankyrin repeat domain-containing protein 29 isoform X1, with amino-acid sequence MCRMSFKKETPLANAAFWAARKGNLALLQLLLNSGRVDVDCKDSLGTTALMVASYYGHIDCVRELVLQGADINLQRESGATSLFFAAQQGHNDVVKFLFSFGASTEFRNKDGGTALLAACQYGHAKVVETLLKHGANIHDQLYDGASAIFLAAQGGYLDVIRLLLSSGAKVNQPRQDGTAPLWIASQMGHSEVVRVMLLRGAERDAARDDGTTALLKAAIKGYNNVIEELLKFSPTLGLLKNGTSALHAAVLSGNVRTVALLLEAGADPCLRNKANELPAELTKNERILRLLRAKEKQRKS; translated from the exons AAAGAAACACCACTTGCCAATGCTGCATTTTGGGCTGCAAGAAAAGGAAACCTggctctcctccagctgctgttgAACAGTGGGCGAGTAGATGTGGACTGCAAAGACAGC CTTGGCACAACAGCTCTGATGGTAGCATCTTACTATGGCCACATAGATTGTGTACGGGAATTGGTGTTGCAAGGAGCAGATATCAATCTGCAGAGAGAG tcaGGTGCAACTTCTCTGTTCTTTGCTGCACAGCAAGGCCACAACGATGTAGTGaagtttctcttttcatttggAGCCTCCACTGAATTTAGGAATAAA gatggaggcacagctctgctggctgcctgtCAGTATGGGCATGCAAAAGTAGTGGAAACTCTGCTGAAGCACGGCGCCAACATTCACGATCAACTCTAT GATGGAGCTTCTGCAATTTTCCTGGCAGCACAAGGAGGATATCTGGATGTCATCCGATTGCTGCTTTCTTCAGGAGCAAAGGTCAACCAGCCACGACAG GACGGGACAGCTCCCTTGTGGATTGCCTCGCAGATGGGTCACAGCGAAGTGGTGCGAGTGATGCTGCTCCGGGGAGCTGAGCGAGACGCCGCGCGCGAT GATGGTACCACTGCTCTACTGAAGGCTGCCATTAAAGGCTACAACAATGTGATAGAAGAGTTGCTGAAATTCTCTCCTACACTTGGCCTGCTGAAG AATGGGACCTCTGCCCTCCATGCAGCCGTCCTGAGTGGCAACGTGAGGACAGTGGCGCTGCTCCTTGAGGCAGGAGCGGATCCGTGCCTGAGGAACAAG GCAAATGAATTGCCAGCAGAACTAACAAAAAATGAACGCATCCTCCGACTCCTCCgtgcaaaggaaaagcaaaggaaaagctaA